GGACGAACAGGACCGGCTGCTGGACCTGCTGACGATCCGCCGCTGGGGTACGCCGGACGACATCGCCAACCTGGTCTGCTTCCTCGCCTCCGACCAGGCGGGGTACGTCACCGGCACGCTGATCGACGTCAGCGGCGGCAAGCTCGCCACCCAGATCCCTCGCGCCGCCTACGACCGCGCGGCCCGCGCAACCTGAGGGCCTGAGCTGTCCCCCGGTCAGGCCTTCAGGTGTTCCCGCAGCCACGTCGCCGCCTGCGTCACCGCGGCCCGGGCGGCTCCGGTGTCGCGCAGCGCGTCCAGCATCACGAAGTCGTGGATCACCCCGGCGTACCGCACCGCGGTCGTGGACACCCCCGCCTGGCGCAACCTGACCGCGAACGCCTCGCCCTCGTCGCGGAGCACGTCGGCCTCCGCGGTGATCACCAGCGCCGGCGGCAGGTCGCGAAGGTCGTCCGGGCCGGCGCGCAGCGGGGACACCGTGGCCAGCGCGCGCTCGCCCTCGTCGGTGGTGTACTGGTCCCAGAACCACCGCATCGCGTCCCGGCGCAGGAAGTAGCCCTCGGCGAACTCCTCGTAGGAGGAGGTGCCGAACGCCGCGTCGGTCACGGGGTAGAACTCCACCTGTGCGGCGAACCGCACGTCCCCGCGCTCTTTCGCCAACAGGGTAAGGGCGATCGCCAGGTTTCCACCCACGGAGTCGCCGGCAACCGCGATGTGGGAGGAGTCCAGTCCCTGCAGGGCGCCCTGCGCGCAGACCCACTGCGCCGCCGCGTAGCACTGCTCCAGCGCGACCGGGTAGCGCACTTCCGGTGACCTGTCGTACTCCGGGAACACCACCGCGGCGTGCGCCTGGGTGGCGAGCTCGCGGACCAGCCGGTCGTGGGTGTGCGCGTTGCCGAACACCCAGCCGGCACCGTGCACGTAGACGATCACCGGCAGCAGGCCACGCGCCCGCGGTGGGCGGACGACCCGCACCCGCACGGACCCGGTCGGCCCGCCGGGTGCGGTCACCCACTGCTCGTCCACCTCGGGCGCTTCGACGCCGTCACCGGACTGCACCTCGTCCACCGCTGCCCGGCCATCCTCGGGCGGCAGCTCGTAGAGGTAGGGCGGCGCGTCGGTCGCCTCGGCGAACGCCTGCGCTGCCGGGTCGAGTGCGATACCTCGCGGGTTCGCCGTCATGGGCTGCTCCTGGGGACGAAGCGGACGACTCCGAACGTACGACTCACAACGTACGACGAGATCGCACGCTTCGCGCCGGAATGCCTACTTCAGGGCGCCCCTCGTCAGCCCGGCGACGAACTGCTTCTGGAAGAAGATGAACACCAGGATCACCGGCAGGGACGCCAGTAGCGCGCCGGACAGCAACATCCCGTAGCGGAAGTCGTACGGCCCGATCAGCGAGGAGATGCCGAGGTTCATGACGAACATCTTCGGGTCGGTGGTGATGATGAGCGGCCAGAAGTAGTCGTTCCAGAGTCCGAGGAACGTCAGGATGCCGAGCACCGCCAGGCCGGGCCGCACCAGCGGCACGACCACCCGCCACCAGATGCCGAACTCGGTCGCGCCGTCCACCCGGGCCGCGTCCAGCAGCTCGTTCGGGATCGACAGGGTGTACTGCCGCATCAGGATGATCCCGAACGCCGTCACCGCCCGCGGGATGATCAGGCCCTGGTAGGTGTTGAACCAGTCCAGCGTCCGCATGATCTGGAACTGCGGGACCAGCAGCACCTGGCTGGGCAGCAGGATGGTGGCCAGCATCAGGAACAGCAGTGGGGTCTTGAACCTGAAGTCGTGCTTGGCGAACGCGAACCCCGCGAGCGAGGCGAGCATCACCGCGAGGAACGTGCCCACCACCGCCACGATCGCGGTGTTCAGCATCCACCGCGCCACCGGGAAGCCCTGGAACAGCTGCGCCAGGTTGGTGAACGTCCACGTCCGCGGCCACAGGGTGAGCGGGACGCCGAAGATCTCCGCGTTGCTCTTGAACGCGCTGAAGGCCATGTAGAGGTAGGGCAACACCTCGACCAGGACGCCGATGAGCAACAGCACGTTGACGACGACGAACGACACCATCGGCCAGCGCCGCTTCGTCCCCGCCATGGGCGCGGTGTCGGCCTGTGAGCGCGCGGATACCTTGGTATAGGCCTTGTGAATGACTGCCACTTACTTCACCTCACTCGCCGGGCGCGGACCTACCGCGGAAGACCTTGATGTTGACCAACGACACGATCAGCAGGAAGAACGTCATCACGTAGGCGATCGCGCTCGCGTAGCCGACGTTGAAGAACTGGAAGCCCTGGTTGTAGATGTAGAGCGTCACCGTGAGCGAGGCGTCGGAGGGCCCGCCGTTGGTGAGCAGGAACGGCAGCGCGAACAGGTTGTACGAACCGATGATCGCCTGCAGGACGACGAACAACGCGATCGGCCGCAGCAGCGGCATGGTGATGTGGCGGAACGCCTGCCAGCTGCTGGCCCCGTCGATCGCGGCCGCCTCGTAGAAGTCCTCGTCGATGCCGTTCAGGCCGGCCATCCAGTACAGCGCGTTGATGCCGGTCCACGTCCACACGCCGATCAGCACGATCGCGAACATCACCAGCTTCGGATCGGTCAGCCAGGCGAACGGGCCGACCCCGAACCAGCCGAGTGCGGCGTTGAGCAGGCCGAACTGCTCGTCCAGGATGCGCGCGGCGATGACGGTGATGACCACTTCCGACGTCAGCACCGGGAAGAAGAACGCCGTTCGGTAGAAGGTCTTCCACTTCACCGACTTGGAGTTGATGGCGAGCGCGATCAGCAGCGACAGGCCGCCGATCAGCACGACGCTGCCGAGTGCGTAGATCGTGGTGTTGCGCAGCGCCATCAGGAACCGCGGGTCCGACATCAGGTGGATGTAGTTGCCCAGGCCCACGAACGTGCGGTTCTCGAACCCGAAGCCCTTGGTGAAGCTCAGGATGAACGAGTAGATGATCGGATACAGGCCGAACACCAGGAACAGCAGGAAGAACGGTGCGATGAACAGGTAGGGCGACACCTTCCGCTGCCGTTGCCACCACCAGGTTCGCGCCGGTTCCAGCGGCGCGGACAGGCGCGCGCCCAACGTCGACGTCGCCATCAGGCAACCTCTCCTTCTCTCACGGCATCCACGACCCTCACGCGGTCACGAAGTTGATGGTGTCGATCGACTCGCGCTGCGCCTTGGTCAGCGCCGACCGCGGAGCCATCCGCAGGTTCTGCATCGGCGGGGTGAGGCCCACCCGTACGAAGGTGCTGGTCGTCTCCGGCCAGTACGGCGACATGTAGGCGGTGGGGATCTCCGGCGACACCGCCTGGATCATGGCGCCCACCCGCTGGTTGTCGAAGAACGGCAGTGGCTCGGACAGCCGCTTGTCCTTGAACGCGGGCTTGTAGGTCGGCCACACCTGGCGGATGCCGAAGTCGGTGAGCAGCGCCTGGGAGTTGGTGTGCTCCCACAGCACGAAGTCGCGGGCCTCCTCGGGGTACTTCCCGGTCTTCAGCACCGTCACTCCGGTGCCGCCCCAGGTCGCGGTGCGCGCGCCGCCGGCCTCCCATCGCGGGAACGGCATCAGGTGCCACTTGCCCTTGGTCTGCGGGATGTTCTGCTGGACGAACCCGCTGAACTGCCAGGAGGGGCCGAGCAGGGAGGCGATCTTGCCCTGCTCGAGCGCGACGTTGTACGACTGGCCGGCCGGGCGCAGGGTCGACCAGCCGTCCTTCATCGCGTTCTGCATCCACGCCAGCGTGCGGATGCCCTCGGGGGTGTCCAGTGCGGGTGCGCCGTTCGGGCGGAAGAAGCCGCCGCGTTGCTGCAGCGTCTGCATCCACCACTGGCTCCAGTCGAGGTAGGCCTGGTCGATCAGGTAGCTGCCGGTGTCGCGGTGGAAACGCTTCGCCTCCTCGACGAAGTGCTCCCAGGTGGTGACGTTGGTGTCGACCTTCGCCTTCTTCCACACGTCGTGGCGATAGCTGAGCAGGCAGGCGTTGAGCTCGTTGCCGATGCCGTAGGTGCGGCCCCGCCAGGTCCACGGGTCGGTCGCGGACGGATGGTAGAGGTTGTCCCATTCACCCATCTGCCGCAGCTTTGCGCCCAGATCGACGAACAGCACGCTCCCTTTGATGAAACGGGGGAACTGACTGATTTCGACGTCGGCCATGTCAGGACCGCCGGATCCGGCCTGGGCGGTGATGAGCAACTGGTCGTGCATCTGCGTGAACGGCAGGATGAGCCAGTTGATCTCGAAGTCCGGATTCTTCTCTTTCTTGTACCGCTCGAACGCTTTCTTCTGCCACGCGATGCGCGTGTCGGTGAATGCCCAGAAATTGAGGACCTTCTTCGCCCCCCGATTCTGGTTCGGCGCCTGCCCGCAACCACCCAGAACGGAGCCGCCGGCAACGGCGGCTCCAGCCCCTACAGCACCTTTGAGCAGTGCCCTTCTGGTCAAGGACGCCATCTTCACCAGCCTTTCGAAAGCGCCGAACCGTACCGACCAACCACTTAATCGGGCAGTTCGTTTTTCTACTGATGGAAATACGGTTGACGCGACACACACGAATCCGCCGTCGGAGGCGTTGAGCGTACGACGTGATGCATTGCACGGCTAGCTCGGTGGCCAGCTTCGGACAGCATTGAATTCAAGTGATGACCTGGCTTTATGAACTGAACTTTCAAGTGCTGAGAGCTCAACAAACTGGGCCGCCCTTTTTACCCCGCGGCGTGCCGGAATGGCGTAGAGGCCGGGCGTTGGCCGCATTCGCGGGTACGGCCGACCCCGGGCACCCCGCCCGGTGAGCGTGGACGGGCCACCGGCGCCTGCACTAGCGTCCCAGGACATGCAGCACGGACCAGGCAAGCCTGGCAACACCAGCCCGTACGAGATGTTCCGGACCCTCGCCGACCACAACCACCCCAAGCACGCCTACCGGCCCGGCGAGGACGTCGCCGCCTGGCGGGCGCGGGCTCTGCCGGAGGTGCTGGCCACTCTCGGCCGCCCACCGGCGGCGCCCTCCCAGCCGCGGGCCGACCTGGTGGCCGAGTGGCAGGACGGCCCGGTGGTCACCCAGCGCTGGCTGTTGTCGGTGAGCGAACACCTGGAGGCCTACGCCTACGTCAACCGCCCCGCCGACCTCGCGCCGGACGAACAACGTCCGGCGCTGCTGTGCTGGCACGGCCACTCCGCCGGCGGCAAGGAGGTCATCATGGGCAACGCCTCCTCCCCGGAGTACCGCGACGCAGACCTGGACACGCACACCTCCTACGGCCGCCGGATGGCCGAGGACGGGTTCGTCACCTTCGGGATCGACTGGATGGGGTACGGCGACCAGGACGATCGGCGCAAGCCGCACCACCACGACGTGGCCGGCGACCGGGACTGGTGCAACCTCTACTACCTGCAGGCGACGATGCTCGGTATGACCCCGCTCGGCATCAACCTCGCCCACGGGCGGAGCCTGGTCGACCACGTGGCCACGCTGCCGTTCGTGGACCCGGACCGGCTGGGCGTGATGGGACTGTCCGGCGGCGGCACGATGACGTTGTGGAGCGCGCTCACCGACGAACGCCTGCGCGCGGCGGAGATCATCTGCTACAGCGACCTGTTCTCCGTCTTCGCGTTCCGCGACCTGAACTACTGCGGCTCCCAGATCACCCCCGGCCTCTTCACTCTCGTCGACCTGCCGGACCTGCAAGGACTGCTTGCACCGCGTCCACTGCTGGTTGACATCGGTGCCTACGACGAGTGTTTCCGGCTGGAGTCGGCGATGGCCTGCCACGAGCGGGTACGCGAGACCTACCGCGCGGCGGGTGCGGTGGACCTGCTCGAGCTCGACCTGTTCCCCGGCGGGCACGGCTGGGGCGGCAACCGGTCCGTGGCGTTCTTCTCCCGGCACCTCGGGGCCGTCCGATGAGCGGCACCCCGGCGGACCGAGCGGGCCGGCGTTCCGGCCGTACGAGATATGCCCTCTGCGGCTTGTCCAACCGCGGACTGTCGCTCTTCGCGCTGCCCCTGCTCGGCCTGGACGCCGGCGGCACCCGGCCGGCCGAGCCGTCGGAGCTTTCCGATCTTTCCGACCTGTCCGACCTGTCCGAGCACGGCGAGCTGGTGGCGATCCTCGACGTGGACGCCGAGCGGGTCCGCGCGTTCGGCGAGCTGACCGCCACGAACGTCCCGTACTACGCCCCGGCCGACTTCGACCGGATGGTGGACGAGGCCGACCCGGACGTCGTGCTCGTCACCTCCCCCGACGCCACCCACGCCATCTACGCGATCGCCGCGCTGCGCCGCGACCGCGACGTCATCACCGAGAAGCCGATGGCGGCAAGCTGCGCGCAGGTGCGGGAGATGCTCGCCGCCGAACGCGCAAGCCGCGGGTCGATCCGGGTGGCGCACAACCTCCGTTACACCGAACGCAACCGGCAGCTGAAGCAACTGCTGCTTGACGGTGCCGTGGGCCGGGTGACCAGTGTCGAGCTGACGTGGAGCGTGGACACCTACCACGGTTCGAGCTACTTCCACCGGTGGAACCGCGAGCGCCGGATCTCCGGCGGGCTGTCGATCCACAAGGCCTGCCACCACTTCGACATGGTCAACTGGCTGGTCGGCGACGTGCCCCAGCAGGTGTTCGCCTACGGTGCGCTCAACTACTACGGGCCGAACAGCCCGCACCGTCCGGAGACCGGCAGCGTGGACGGAGACGAAACCGACGACCCGCGCCGCGGATGCCCGTACCACCAACGCTGGCAGGGCGACGGCGACGTCCCCGAGGACGACCACCTCAAGCCGCGCACCGGCCTCGGCGGCCTTCCGTACACCGTGCAGTACCCACCCGGCCGGCAGAACTGGATCTACGACGAGGCCATCGACATCGAGGACACCTACTCCGCGGTCGTCCGCTACCGCTCCGGCGCGAGCCTGAGCTACTCGGTGCTGTTCTCCGGCGCCTGGGAGGGCTACCGGCTGGCGATCAACGGCACCCACGGGCGGCTGGAGGCGTGCAGCGTCGACTTCCGGGACGGGAAGGGCGAGACGCCCGAGTCCGGGCAGATCGTGCACTACCCGATGTTCGAATCGGCACGGCGGTACGACATCGCCGGCGGCGAGGGCGGGCACGGCGGTGCGGACCCGCTGATCCGGCGGGACCTGCTGCTCGGCCCGTCGAAGGAGTCGCTGGACCTGCGCATCCCGGCCGGCAGCCGCGAGGGTGCGCTGGCGGTGGCGATGGGCGAGGCGGTCTGGCGTTCGGTGGCCGACAACCGTCCGTACCTCATCGACGAACTGCTCGACGAGACCGCACGAACGTAGCCTGCGACGACGGGGAGGTACGGCGATGGTGAGCGACCTGGACGCCGAGCGGCGCGGAGTGGGCGAGCACGCCGGGCGCGACGGGTTCTTCCTGGTCGAGGACCTGGTCGGCGAGGACGACTGCGCGCGCTTCGGCGCCCGCCTCAACGAGTAGCCAGTGGCCGGCTGGCGGCTCCGGACGGCATCAGACTGCAGCGGGAGCCCGCGCTGGACCGGTCCGGTGAGGTGCGCGCGGACGGCGGCGACATCCGCAAGGTGGACGGGCTGTTCCACGACGACCTGCTGCACGGGCTGATCACCAGCGAGAGGGTGCTGCGGTTCGTCCGGGCGCTGGTCGGTGAGCCGCCGCGGCTGTTCCGCGCCACCGCACTGATGAAACCCGCGGCGGTCGGCTCGGAGAAGGGGCAGCACCAGGACTCGCCGTACTGGCCGATCGCGCCGATGTCCCTGTGGTCGTGCTGGATCCCGTTCGACGACGCCACCCTGGACAACGGCTGCCTGACCGTCGTGCCCGGCAGTCACCGGCGCGGGGCGCTGCCGCACGTGCAGACCCAGGACGACTTCGTGGTGCCGGCCGAGCACTACGACGAGGCGGCGCTGGTGCCGGTGCCGATGCGGCGCGGCTCCGCGTTGTTCTTCCACAGCCTGCTGCTGCACGGCAGCGCGGCGAACACCTCCGGCGACCCGCGCCGCGCGGTGACCATGAGCTACCTGGGCCCCGGCCACCGCTACACCGGCACGCCGCCGGCACCGGAGTACCCCCCGGTCACTGAGTAGGGTCGGGACGTCCCGGTCGACGTCGAGCGCAGAGGAGCGATGCCCGGTGGGCGAGGAGTGGCGCGAACGGCTGGACCAGCGGGCGTTGCTGGAGGCGAACGCCGCCGGCTACGCGCGGGTGGCGCTGGACAACATCGACCGGGAGTTCCCGTACGCCGTCCCGCACACGATGCGGGAGCCGGGCGACTTCCCGCACCGGCCGCGCGCACAGCATCCGGTGTTCTACGGCAGCTTCGACTGGCACTCGTGCGTGGAGATGTACTGGCTGCTCGTACGACTGCTCACGACGGCCAACCAGGGCGCACCGGTCGGCCCGCTGCCGGAGGCGGAGATCCGGTCCGCCCTCGACAGTCACCTCAGCGCCGACGGCCTGGCCGCCGAGGCCGCGTTCATGGTCGACCGGGTGGGCGGCCGCCGGGAGCGCCCCTACGGGTGGGGATGGGCGCTGCGGCTCGCGCACGAGCTGGCCGGCTGGGACGACCCGGACGCCAGGCGGTGGGCGGAACGCTTCACCCCGCTCGCCGAGACGCTGACCGGGAACTTCCTTCGCTGGCTGCCCAATGCGACGTATCCGGTGCGGTACGGCATGCACACCAACAGCGCGTTCGCGGTGTCCCTGACCCTGCCGTACGCCCGAGCCCGCGCGGCCGACGGCGACTCCGACCTGCTGGACGCACTCGTCGCGGCCACGCACCGGTGGTTCGGTGACGACCGCGACTACCCGGGCGCGTGGGAGCCGTCCGGCACCGACTTCCTCTCCCCCGCGCTGACCGAGGCCGAACTCATGGCTCAGCTGGTGCCGGCGGAGGAGTTCCCTGCCTGGCTGGAGCGGTTCCTGCCCGGGCTCGCCGACGGACGTCCGTCGGCCCTGTTCACCCCGGCGATCGTGTCCGACGCCAGTGACGGCCAGATCGCGCACCTGCACGGCCTGAACGCGAGCCGCGCGTGGTGCTGGCGCCGGATCGCGGAGTCCCTTCCGGAGAACGACCCGCGGGTGGGCGTCGCGCTCACGGCGATGCGGCGCCACGCCGACGCCGCGCTGCCGCACGTCGCCGGGAGCGACTACATGGTCGAGCACTGGCTCGCGGCGTACGCCGTCCTCCTGCTCACGTAGGGGTCCGTCCCGCGGATCAGGGCTGCGGTTCTCCGTCGGTCGGGGGACCGCATGGGTCCTAGCCCGCATGGGCCACCGGTCTCCTGCCCGCACCGACCTACCGTGCCTACGCTGCGAACGTCGACGTGTCCGGCGGCGCGCCCGTCGGCGGGTTTCGCCGGTCTCGGGTGAACGCCGACCGTCCGGTTGGCCCTGCCGATGCTGCGTACAGAGGAGGTCCCATGCTACGAAAGCTGCACGAGGTCGGAATCAGGTCGGAGCACGCATACATCGCCGGCTTCGCCAGTATCGGGCTTTCGGTCGCATCCTGGCTGGTCTCGAACCGGAAGGAACACGCCGGCGTCGACCGGGCCGACCGGTGGGGGATCTTCGTCGGTGAGTGGGCCCCCACCTTCTTCGCGCTGGGAAACGGCCTGCGCAGCTACGAGCTTGGCGAAGAACACGAGCAGGCCCGGATTCCCCAGCAGGCGGGCTACGAAGGCCATTACGAGAGAACCGGCGTGTAGGCGAACTCTCGCCCGAGTGCCGCGTCACCGTCAGTCGAGGTAGGCCACGTCGTCGACCTGGAACCTCGCACTCCACGGGGTGTCCGACCCGATCGCCCGGAAGCTCACCTCGATCCGGGTCACCTTGTTGCGCGGCGACCAGTCGCCGACGTCCACCCGTAGCTCGTTCCACCTGTCCGGGGTGAAGGTGGTGAGCGTCGCCGACCGGCGCTCGGTCCCGCCGACGAGGGTCAGCGTGGCCTCGTAGCCGGTTGCTCCGGGTGCGCCGCCGTAGGAGTCCACCCAGGCGACGACGGTCCTCGCGGCGGACAGGTCGAGCGGGTTCGCCGGATCGACGGCGACGGTCCTCGTCGCCGAGGCAGGCGCCGCGGCTCCGGTGGCCTCCAGCGCGCCGGCCCCGCCGTGGGGAGAGCCGGGCCCGTTGGCGAAGCCGCCCACGCTCGCCACCGACGTCACGTTCCCTCCTGCCTGCCAACCCTGAACCCCGTCGTCGAAGGTGAACAGCGACGTGGGCGTGGCGGGCGGCACCGTGAACTCCACCGGCAGCACCAGTCCGTCGTACGCCGCGCAGATCACCGGGTGGTCGGCGTCGGCCGGGTCGAAGGCCGTCACGGTGGTGTCGTACGTCCTCTCATCGCCGGTCCCGATGCCGTCGACGTCCAGCGTGTCCGGTGTGGCGGCCACGCCGTCACAGGGGCGCAAGGTGAGCTTGCCTGCCAGCGGGCGTACGTCGTTGTTGGTCACCGAGACCGACAGCTTCGAACCGACCGGATGGTGTTCGGCGAGCGTCGCCGAGACGTCGACGTTCGGGATCGCCGCGCCCGCAGCCACCTCGCCCGACAACGCCACGTCGTCCAGGTCGAAGCTGCCCCGCCAGTCGTCGTCGGTGGAGCCGCGTACCCACACCTTCAGCCGGGCGAGCTGGGATCGCTCCTTCCAACCGGACAGGTTCAGGGACAGCACGTTCCAGCCGAGCTGCGGGTCGAGCCGGGCCAGACCGTACGCCACCTGCCCGTCGGCCGCGTACGCGCGCACCTTGGCGTAGAAGACGTTGCCGGCCTTGAACTCCCCTGCCGCCGGCTTGGGCACGCGTACGGCGAGACTCAGGTGCGGCGTCGCGCTCGCGTCCACCGGCTTGGGGAGAACGACGTCGGCGCCCTTCCAGGTCTTGGCGTCCCTGGACCAGGCGGGCAGCGAGGCCGCGTCGAACCGCACCCGCAGTGCCCGCCGTCCGTGGTAGCCGCCGGCCACCGTCTCCACGGCGGAAGCGTTGTCGGAGACGCGCCAGCCGTCGGGACCGTTCTCGAAGTCGGCGAGGACGTGCGGCCGTACCGGCCTCGCACCGACACCGGTGCCGACCTGGGTGGGCGGCGTGCGCTCGGTGAGCCTGTCCGGATCGAAGCCGGGGATGACGTCGGCCCAGTCCTGGATGCCGATCACGGACTTCGCGAAGTCGGTGACCTCCAGCGACCGCGCGGTGTCGATGCCGGCGAACACGTCGTAGCTGACCTTGTGCCGGCCGGGCATCGCCGCCTCGGACCGGTCGACGTCCCAGGTCCACAGGCCGAGCCGGAGCCCGCCCTCCTGCTGGTGGTCGACGTGCCGGTGCAGGATGAACGCGTCGATGCCGTCCAGAAAGCGGATCTTGTAGTAGGCGTACGCGTAGCATGCGGCCTGCAGGCGTTCGGCGTCCGGGGTGTCGCCCGGGGTGTTGCAGCCCTGCTCGGACAGGATGATCCGCCGCTTCGTCCCCGCGTAGGTGAGGTCGTCCTGGGCGAGGTAGTCCGGAAGTACCTCGATGTTCCTGAACGTGATCTGCTCGGTGTCGAAGCTCGGGGTCGCCGCCTGGTCGTTCCAGAACGCGGGGTTGAACAGGTCCTGCGGGTACGGGTGGTAGGCGACGTTCCAGCCCACGTCACCGGTGCGCTTGGTGAGCGCGTTCAGCTGATCGATGACGTCCTTGCCGGCATAGAACCTCGTCGGGTTCGCGGGGTCGGGATTGGCGCCGCACACGGTCATCCAGCAGTGCGTGAGCGAGACGTAGGTACGGGCGCCGGGCCAGTACTTCCGCGTCGCCTGCCAGGCGATCCGCACCGCCCGGGCGTACGTCGTGAGGAACTCGCTCAGCGGCTTGTCGCCTGAGTTCGCCCACACCCACTGGGCGTCCACCTCGTTGCCGACGATGTACCCGACGGCCCGACCGTGTGCCTGGTCCGCGCGGGTGTAGCGGTCGGCGAGGAACTCCATGGCCGCGGTGAAGTACGCCACACCCTCTGCCGTACGGGTGTTGAACGCGTAGACCGTGCCGGACCCGACCGCGGCGTCCGGGTCGTGCAGGATCGGCCAGGCGGAGTTCGGGTCGCCGCTCTGGTAGAGAATCAAGATCAGGTTGACAAGGATCCCGTTGTCCGACAGGGGTTTGATCTGCCCGTCGAGCCGGGCGACCGCGTCCGCGTCGAAGTAGAACGTCCGTCCTCCGGACTCGAACGCCACCACCTTCGACGGGTCACCGCCCGGCCCGTTGCGCATCAGCTCGTTGAACGCCACGTTGATGCCGGCGTGCTGGACGCCGAGCTCCTCCGCGTCGTCGGTCATCTCGACCTGCAGGCCCTTCTTGCTGGCCGCGTTCGGATAGTCGAAGTCGCGTGCGGGAGTGAAGTCGAGCCGGTCGACATACCTCGGGCCGCCGACGGCCTTCGCGTCCGCGCCCGACCCGGCCACCGCGACGTACTGGTCGTACAGCCGGTCGTGTCCTGCCGAGTCGGTACGCGGGAAGGAGGCGGTGAAGCTGCCGTCGGCGCCGGAGGTCGTCCGCGCCACCACCTCGCCGTCGGCGTAGTCGGCCGCGTCCGCCTCGGCGCCGAGCACGTAGATCGCCACCTGGGCAGCGGCCTCCGTCCCCGCCCCACTGACCTCGACAGTCGTGTCGTGGGCCGACACCGCCGTGATGCCGTCCG
This Actinopolymorpha cephalotaxi DNA region includes the following protein-coding sequences:
- a CDS encoding DUF5722 domain-containing protein, coding for MPGRLRSRSLFILASALAGLLAVAMGVPAAAVASPGAGTAGTAEMAKQVNAARANATDGITAVSAHDTTVEVSGAGTEAAAQVAIYVLGAEADAADYADGEVVARTTSGADGSFTASFPRTDSAGHDRLYDQYVAVAGSGADAKAVGGPRYVDRLDFTPARDFDYPNAASKKGLQVEMTDDAEELGVQHAGINVAFNELMRNGPGGDPSKVVAFESGGRTFYFDADAVARLDGQIKPLSDNGILVNLILILYQSGDPNSAWPILHDPDAAVGSGTVYAFNTRTAEGVAYFTAAMEFLADRYTRADQAHGRAVGYIVGNEVDAQWVWANSGDKPLSEFLTTYARAVRIAWQATRKYWPGARTYVSLTHCWMTVCGANPDPANPTRFYAGKDVIDQLNALTKRTGDVGWNVAYHPYPQDLFNPAFWNDQAATPSFDTEQITFRNIEVLPDYLAQDDLTYAGTKRRIILSEQGCNTPGDTPDAERLQAACYAYAYYKIRFLDGIDAFILHRHVDHQQEGGLRLGLWTWDVDRSEAAMPGRHKVSYDVFAGIDTARSLEVTDFAKSVIGIQDWADVIPGFDPDRLTERTPPTQVGTGVGARPVRPHVLADFENGPDGWRVSDNASAVETVAGGYHGRRALRVRFDAASLPAWSRDAKTWKGADVVLPKPVDASATPHLSLAVRVPKPAAGEFKAGNVFYAKVRAYAADGQVAYGLARLDPQLGWNVLSLNLSGWKERSQLARLKVWVRGSTDDDWRGSFDLDDVALSGEVAAGAAIPNVDVSATLAEHHPVGSKLSVSVTNNDVRPLAGKLTLRPCDGVAATPDTLDVDGIGTGDERTYDTTVTAFDPADADHPVICAAYDGLVLPVEFTVPPATPTSLFTFDDGVQGWQAGGNVTSVASVGGFANGPGSPHGGAGALEATGAAAPASATRTVAVDPANPLDLSAARTVVAWVDSYGGAPGATGYEATLTLVGGTERRSATLTTFTPDRWNELRVDVGDWSPRNKVTRIEVSFRAIGSDTPWSARFQVDDVAYLD